A window of the Cheilinus undulatus linkage group 21, ASM1832078v1, whole genome shotgun sequence genome harbors these coding sequences:
- the srrm2 gene encoding serine/arginine repetitive matrix protein 2 isoform X1, which translates to MYNGIGLTTPRGSGTNGYVQRNLSSLRVKRPRDERGGERDEKDRERLESQLNRQPNADILEHQRKRQLEVKCAELQDMMEEQGYSEKEIEEKVNSFRMMLQEKQEPTPATNERPTATETHALAAANQQKNDRLRAAFGIASDYVDGSSFHADRKEKEKEKREQERLERERLQQQKYTLVEDSDDSDSPPKKRSRKKKKKNKNRDSSSESPSPSPRREKKRSKKKKKKREVSEDEEEEEEGSSDEKQKVSKKKKKQRESSGSPKTKAGRHRSVSSSSANSVSPAPPPRSRQQEQTVKKTDEGRKGRSPDRRRRGYEEQSPHHGGETKRPNLERERERPKEMAKTATKRRHDSSSPSPPPQTDKSRDRGKGRRSRSKQKETEKGRQSRSREMEKRQRSMSVENERERGRRSRSREMEKRRRSISIENEREKGRRSRSREVEKRRRSVSVGSERERGRRSRSRENEKGRRSRSREDEMLRRRRSRSVEKDRQSRSREMEKGRRSRSREMEKGRRSRSREMEKGRRSRSREMAKGRRSRSREMEKGRRSRSREMEKGRRSRSRENDRGKGQWSRSRENDRGKGRRSRSRDMEKGRRSKSREMETRRRSMSIENERERGRRSRSRENERQRGKCSRSLEKGRQSRSRDVEEGRRSRSKERRDKGKENVPDKVRHDSSSSSSSSPSPPPLSKADLRERERTREREKQGRRTRHDSSSPSPPPPQKETARRERSGDRERRTDRDVLSRVQNEREDRRETGRRQDREGSPRQQKNDRRKEVRPSRDSPSPPSRSPVANGRQKEREEERRREEERDRHLNKQREHEQELHQESSRKRDAVSHLSVERRRDGARTSEKGPSERNETNVSKEKTRSPPRKEKHEVKQAEKKSNSSSSSSSSSSDSDSDSSSSSSSSSSSSSSSSEDEGKAEKADQAGREKGSPVRSSAISVAVQKYLANGRNVSPPAAFDGERQAQKEREGGDKHERERASHQAPPETHSTSSRGQERYSPTQVDSPSPPPSPPKRAETSRGRDRYSPFVAEAERTRAEQKERERGRDRDSARRPGRPSPSSRRSRSPPLKTATTSPPRRTPPKQYQEPAPRSRRASPPPAWSDRDRERQRDRGRDRDRERERLIRRSRSRSRSPRRHSRSRSRSPRRRSPPSRFRRSPSPQRRRRSSRSVSRERAREREQERIRQREVEKERQREKEHLPPKTVPQPRRSSSSSSSSSSSSSSSSSPSPQRERKDTKAPTERGRGDEREDKKRESHSSSSQRPSRDSPRTPSSGGRGSQSDSRRSEVPSRRSPAGSQSETRQSSRGPSRKESPVPAPQPSNQPVRSESAVNGKQAAANKKVDVSSSSSSSSSSSSSSSSSSSSSSSDSSDSEAEQKTSKAVKAGSSSSSSSSSEEEKETKKKSPDRPGRVPADSLRDSRSLSYSPPRYMRAAPSSPSRRTGSRQSPSRTSSSRRRK; encoded by the exons ATGTACAATGGTATTGGCCTGACCACACCCCGAGGCAGTGGCACCAATGGCTATGTGCAGCGTAACCTGTCGAGCCTGCGGGTCAAGCGGCCTCGGGACGAACGTGGTGGCGAGCGGGATGAGAAGGACCGGGAAAGGCTAGAGAGTCAGCTCAACCGGCAGCCCAATGCCGACATCCTGGAGCACCAACGGAAGAGACAGCTGGAGGTGAAGTGTGCCGAGCTGCAGGACATGATGGAGGAGCAGGG GTATTCAGAGAAGGAGATCGAGGAGAAAGTTAACAGTTTCCGTATGATGCTCCAGGAGAAGCAAGAGCCGACTCCTGCCACCAATGAGAGACCAAC GGCAACGGAGACTCATGCTTTGGCTGCTGCCAACCAGCAGAAGAACGACCGTCTCCGTGCTGCTTTCGGAATTGCCAGCGACTACGTGGACGGATCATCGTTCCACGCAGACCGcaaggagaaagagaaggagaagagaGAGCAGGAGCGCTTGGAGAGGgagaggctgcagcagcagaaatacAC GTTGGTGGAAGATTCAGACGACTCAGATTCTCCTCCGAAAAAGCGTAGtcgaaagaagaagaagaaaaacaagaacagagaCAG CAGCTCAGAGAGTCCGTCACCATCTCCGAGACGAGAGAAGAAAAGAtccaaaaagaagaagaagaaacg TGAGGTGtctgaagatgaggaagaggaagaagaggg TTCTTCAGACGAgaagcaaaaagtgtcaaagaagaaaaagaagcagagagaaAGTTCAGGTTCTCCTAAAACAAAGGCAGGAAGGCACAGGAGTGTTTCCTCCAGTTCAGCCAACAG tgtgtctccagctcctcctccaagATCACGTCAACAAGagcaaactgtgaaaaaaacagatgaaggAAGAAAAGGGAGATCACCAGACAGGAGGAGACGGGGTTACGAGGAGCAAAGCCCACATCATGGAGGCGAAACG AAGAGGCCCAATcttgagagagaaagagagcgaccGAAGGAGATGGCGAAGACTGCTACCAAGAGGAGACATGACTCTTCATCCCCCTCTCCACCACCACAGACAGATAAAAGCCGAGACAGAGGAAAAGGAAGGAGATCCAGAAGCAAACAGAAGGAGACTGAGAAGGGGAGACAGTCCAGgagcagagagatggagaaaagGCAGCGGTCCATGAGCGTAGAgaatgaaagagagaggggaaggcGCTCCAGAAGTAGAGAGATGGAGAAACGTCGGCGGTCCATAAGCATAGAgaatgaaagagagaaaggaagacGGTCCAGGAGCAGAGAGGTTGAGAAAAGGCGGCGGTCTGTGAGCGTAGGaagtgaaagagagaggggaaggcGCTCTAGAAGCAGAGAGAATGAGAAAGGAAGGCGTTCAAGGAGCAGAGAAGATGAGATGCTAAGACGGAGGCGCTCAAGGAGTGTTGAGAAAGATAGACAGTCCAGaagcagagagatggagaaaggAAGGCGGTCCAGaagcagagagatggagaaaggAAGGCGGTCCAGaagcagagagatggagaaaggAAGGCGGTCCAGAAGCAGAGAGATGGCGAAAGGAAGGCGGTCTAGaagcagagagatggagaaaggAAGGCGGTCTAGaagcagagagatggagaaaggAAGGCGGTCCAGAAGCAGAGAAAATGACAGAGGGAAAGGGCAGTGGTCCAGAAGCAGAGAGAATGACAGAGGGAAAGGACGGCGCTCTAGAAGCAGAGATATGGAGAAAGGTAGACGGTCTAagagcagagagatggagacaagGCGGCGGTCCATGAGCATAGAAAATGAAAGGGAGAGGGGAAGGCGCTCTAGAAGCAGAGAAAATGAGAGACAAAGAGGGAAGTGCTCAAGGAGTCTAGAGAAAGGAAGGCAGTCCAGAAGCAGAGATGTGGAGGAGGGGAGACGGTCCAGAAGTAAAGAAAGGAGGGATAAAGGAAAGGAGAATGTTCCTGATAAGGTCAGACATgactcctcctcatcctcttcctcctctccctcccctcctcctctgtctaaaGCAGACCTTAGAGAAAGGGAAAggactagagagagagaaaagcaggGCAGACGGACAAGACATGATTCCTCctccccttctcctcctccacctcagaaGGAAACAGCGAGGAGGGAGAGGAGTGGAGACAGGGAGCGAAGGACTGATAGAGATGTGCTCTCTAGGGTGCAAAATGAGCGGGAGGACAGGAGAGAAACCGGGAGGAGACAGGACAGAGAGGGATCTCCACGGCAgcagaaaaatgacagaagaaaGGAAGTACGCCCATCTCGAGATTCTCCGTCACCCCCTTCACGCTCTCCTGTCGCAAATGGGCGACAAAAAGAacgggaggaggagagaagacgggaggaggagagggacagGCATCTGAACAAGCAGAGGGAGCATGAACAAGAGCTCCACcaagaaagcagcagaaagagaGATGCAGTCAGCCATTTATCTGTTGAGAGACGGCGAGATGGAGCAAGAACTTCAGAGAAAGGCCCTAGTGAAAGAAATGAGACGAACGTTAGTAAAGAGAAGACGAGAAGCCCGCCAAGGAAGGAGAAACACGAGGTGAAACAGGCAGAGAAGAAGAGCAACAGCAGCAGTagtagcagcagtagcagcagtgaCAGTGACAGCGATAGCTCCTCCTCATCCTCGTCCTCATCATCgtcatcctcctcttcatctgaAGATGAAGGGAAAGCAGAGAAAGCTGACCAAGCAGGCCGGGAAAAAGGAAGCCCTGTTCGAAGTTCTGCCATCAGTGTTGCAGTTCAGAAGTATTTAGCCAACGGTAGAAATGTCAGCCCTCCGGCTGCATTTGATGGTGAGAGACAAGCTcagaaggagagagaaggaggagataAACATGAGAGGGAACGAGCGTCCCACCAAGCTCCTCCAGAGACTCACTCCACCAGCAGCAGAGGACAGGAGCGCTACAGTCCCACACAGGTGGACAGTCCCAGTCCGCCTCCCTCTCCACCAAAGAGAGCAGAAACCAGCAGAGGCAGGGACAGGTACTCACCTTTTGTGGCTGAAGCAGAGAGAACAAGGGCAGAGCagaaagaaagggagagaggACGGGACAGGGACTCCGCCAGGAGACCGGGGAGGCCAAGTCcgtcatccaggaggtcacgtTCTCCACCCCTGAAAACTGCCACCACCTCCCCTCCACGCCGCACTCCACCTAAGCAGTATCAGGAACCCGCCCCTCGATCCAGGAGAGCATCACCACCTCCAGCCTGGTCAGACCGGGAtagagagaggcagagggacAGAGGGAGGGACAGGGACAGAGAAAGGGAGCGGCTCATCAGGAGGAGCCGGTCTCGGTCCAGGAGTCCAAGAAGGCACAGCAGGTCCAGATCTAGAAGTCCAAGACGGAGAAGTCCACCTAGCAG GTTTCGCCGCTCTCCTTCTCCACAGCGTCGGAGGAGGAGCAGTCGCTCCGTGTccagagagagagcaagagaacGGGAACAAGAGCGAATCAGGCAGagagaggtggaaaaagagagacaaagggAAAAGGAGCATCTGCCTCCTAAAACTGTCCCCCAGCCTCGCAggtcctcctcatcctcctcttcctccagctcctcctcttcttcttcgtcCTCTCCTTCTCCACAGCGGGagagaaaagacacaaaagcCCCGACAGAGAGAGGCAGGGGGGACGAGCGAGAGGACAAGAAGAGAGAAAGCCACTCCTCTTCTTCGCAGCGACCTTCCAGAGACTCTCCTCGTACTCCATCATCAGGTGGAAGAGGCTCCCAGTCAGACTCCAGGCGCTCAGAGGTGCCTTCCAGGAGGTCTCCAGCCGGCAGCCAATCAGAAACCAGGCAGTCGTCACGTGGTCCGAGCAGGAAGGAGTCGCCTGTGCCCGCCCCTCAACCGTCAAACCAACCGGTCAGAAGTGAGAGCGCTGTGAACGGGAAGCAGGCAGCTGCAAACAAGAAAGTCGACGTgagcagcagc